One genomic region from Oncorhynchus keta strain PuntledgeMale-10-30-2019 unplaced genomic scaffold, Oket_V2 Un_contig_3926_pilon_pilon, whole genome shotgun sequence encodes:
- the LOC127924296 gene encoding zinc finger protein 180-like codes for MSSLNYSPPVKEDEVCWTEKEGLWQNIVVKEEKEEEDVTVKQVEGEAVTVKEEKDVSVKEEKDVSVKEEEDTFRVKEEEDEKEEGEITVTLEEEEEVGDLFNTRERRDYRGSSGESQQPHDADKAEKSLSRSEHLKKRLQRSTGKRTHCCSDCGKNFTSSGIKIHQRIHTGEKPYSCNQCGKSFVQSGSLTLHQRTHTGEKPYSCDQCGKSFVQSGQLTLHQRTHTGDKPYSCDQCGNSFTASSYLTSHQRTHTGEKPFSCAQCGKSFTASSSLTSHQRTHTGEKPYSCAQCGKSFTTSSYLTPHLRTHTGEKPYSCVQCGKNFSTSCYLTSHQRTHTGEKPYSCDQCGKSFVQSGQLTRHQRTHTGEKPYSCNECGKSFTRSGYLTSHQRTHTGEKPYSCNQCGKSFTRSGYLTLHQRTHT; via the exons ATGAGCTCCCTAAACTACTCTCCTCCTGTTAAAGAAGAtgaggtctgctggacggagaaagaggGTCTGTGGCAGAACATTGTtgtgaaagaggagaaggaagaggaggatgttacagtaaaacaAGTAGAAggtgaggctgttacagtgaaagaagagaaagacgtttcagtgaaagaagagaaagacgtttcagtgaaagaagaggaagacacGTTCAGAgtaaaagaagaggaggatgagaaggaggagggggagattactgtcacattggaggaagaagaggaggttggtgatctgtttaacACCA gagagagacgggactaccgtggatcctctggggagtctcaacaacctcatgatgctgacaaggcagagaagagtctctctAGATCAGAACACCTCAAAAAACGCCTGCAGAGATCCACAGGGAAGAGAactcactgctgctctgactgtgggaagaattTCACCTCATCAGGCATTAAAATTCATCAGAgaatccacacaggagagaaaccttatagctgtaatcaatgtgggaagagttttgttcaATCTGGCTCTCTGActttacaccagagaacacacacaggagagaaaccttatagctgtgatcaatgcgGGAAGAGTTTTGTTCAATCTGGCCAGCTGActttacaccagagaacacacacaggagataaaccttatagctgtgatcaatgtgggaataGTTTTACTGCATCTAGCTATCTGacttcacaccagagaacacacacaggagagaaaccttttagctgtgctcaatgtgggaagagttttactgcATCTAGCTCTCTGacttcacaccagagaacacacacaggagagaaaccttatagctgtgctcaatgtgggaagagttttactacatCTAGCTATCTAACTCCACacctgagaacacacacaggagagaaaccttatagctgtgttCAATGTGGGAAGAATTTTTCTACATCTTGCTATCTGacttcacaccagagaacacacacaggagagaaaccttatagctgtgatcaatgtgggaagagttttgttcaATCTGGCCAGCTGACCcgacaccagagaacacacacaggagagaaaccttatagctgtaatgaatgtgggaagagttttactagaTCTGGCTATCTGacttcacaccagagaacacacacaggagagaaaccttatagctgtaatcaatgtgggaagagttttactagaTCTGGCTATCTGActttacaccagagaacacatacATAA
- the LOC118381867 gene encoding gastrula zinc finger protein XlCGF17.1-like, translated as MKEGDDVSVKEVEGEVTVSSNNEEEEETGYPGSVSQTHLKASDGSNDEPALINTIERPDYHGSSGGPQQPHDADRAEKSLSTSKHLKKHQQRPTGKKSHCCSDCGKGCKSSSELKIHQRTHTGEKPYSCGQCGRSFVQACHLTVHQRTHTGEKPYSCGQCGNSFTTSRSLTLHQRTHTGEKPYMCDQCGRSFTTSSGLTLHQRKHTGEKPYMCDQCGRSFVKSSHLTQHQRTHTGEKSYICDQCGRSFVQASHLTQHQRTHTGEKPYSCDQCEKSFPTSSHLTRHQRTHTGEKPYSCDQCEKSFPTSSQLTSHQRTHTGEKPFSCDQCDKTYSDKRSLIKHQKIHT; from the exons ATGAAAGAGGGCGACgacgtttcagtgaaagaagTGGAGGGGGAGGTGACTGTCTCATCGAacaatgaagaagaggaggaaactggaTATCCGGGCTCGGTTTCCCAAACGCATCTTAAGGCGTCCGATGGTTCTAACGATGAACCGGCCCTGATTAACACTA tagagagaccTGACTACCATGGATCCTCTGGGGGGCCTCAACAACCTCATGATGCTGACAgggcagagaagagtctctccacatCAAAACACCTCAAGAAACACCAGCAGAGACCCACAGGGAAGAAATCTCattgctgctctgactgtgggaaaggTTGCAAATCTTCATCAGAACTTaaaatacaccagagaacacacacaggagagaaaccttatagctgtggtcaatgtgggaggAGTTTTGTTCAAGCTTGCCATCTGacagtacaccagagaacacacacaggagaaaaaccttatagctgtggtcaatgtgggaatAGTTTTACTACATCTAGAAGTCTGAcattacaccagagaacacacacaggagagaaaccttatatgtgtgatcaatgtgggaggaGTTTTACTACATCTAGCGGTCTGACATTAcaccagagaaaacacacaggagagaaaccttatatgtgtgatcaatgtgggaggaGTTTTGTTAAATCTAGCCATCTGActcaacaccagagaacacacacaggagagaaatcttataTCTGTGATCAGTGTGGGAGGAGTTTTGTTCAAGCTAGCCATCTGActcaacaccagagaacacacacaggagagaagccttatagctgtgatcaatgtgagaAGAGTTTTCCTACATCTAGCCATCTGACtcgacaccagagaacacacacaggagagaagccttatagctgtgatcaatgtgagaAGAGTTTTCCTACATCTAGCCAGCTGacttcacaccagagaacacacacaggagagaaaccttttagctgtgatcaatgtgacaAGACATACTCTGATAAAAGATCTCTGAtcaaacatcagaaaatacatacatga